The stretch of DNA ctcaagttttcaccgatgggatgggacatgggcatggggctggaatgctctaaccttcaatcttcagtcatcggtatcacctgtgcacacgcatatcgttttcaaagatggacaagcttttgggaaatatctgaagacttttccagttttgaaagaagccgggatgacactggaaacgtcaggtgtcttggctgctgatcaggtctatcactacgcacatggtccctaacctggcacacctctgatcccacacagtgggtgaccaggtccgtaacctcaaaagcttctgattgggcgCAGGTGGTGACTAGGTCTGTAACCTTGCCTGGCTCTGATTGGACACAGCAGGTAACCAGGTCCCTAACCCTCGcacacctctgatcatgcacagcgggtgacgaggtccataacctcacacttctgtgcacagcaggtgaccaggtccctaatctcaaaagcttctgattgggtgcagctggtgactaGGTCTGTAACCTCGCgtggctctgattgtgcagagctggtgaccaggtcactaaccacaCACACCTCTATTCGTACACAGCGggtgaccgggtccatcacctcacacctctgattgtgcatagtgggtgaccaggtctggaaccttgcatacctctgatcgtgcacaacggATGACCAGGTCCATGACCTGACGCCTCTCTGCACAGTTGGTgaccaggtccataacctcacacctctgatcgtgcacagctggtgggcacaggacccacttcagtgaggggctgacttcccaggtgtgaagggggaatgcTGTGTGGTTCGCTAAGCTCCTCCATGCTTTGGGGTCTCCAGGCTGTGGGCAGCAAGTAggaggttgtcccaggaggctgctgtgtgttggggatgggaggcagctgcagggtggaagtaggatgatgttgtagggggccactgtgggggggtggcacgggaggcaactgcaagttggaagtaggatgttgtcccaggaggctgctgtgtgtgggggagggaggaggcaactgcagggtggtgtggtggtccccgtgccactgatttcaggttaaaatagaatgtggacctctttttacaatagttaattactccgctagtttgtgttgctgtctcttgctgtGCAGTCCACAGTCTGACAactctgtggtccccatgtttccctcCTGCTCGTGTTACCCAATCCTGTGGGTCAGatgtgaggaaaccactctccactcctcatctggagtggtctcgagctgggtgtgctggtctccttgtgggctaaagtgttcttctgttactgttttctctgttttttgactaaatttagcagacttgtgtatggtgcaaacatttttaagaatgtcttttgcctttatggAAAAAACgcctgcattgctttaaaatgaacctttcctgtgtctctatccttcctcagattgctctgtgttagaaactcggtggtgtgtgtgcttcatggcctcattccatcaagcactgtaacctctgatggCAAAAGTGACTgcactcaaggcaaaaaactttgcaaatgttgaaaagaatgagcaaaaacaatatattgttctcttgtcatcctgaaatggctactcttaatattttgatgtagttctttccattctttttaagtaaagttgcttctaacacaagcactttgattatattgatcaaattatattcaggaaataaggagaaagtaaaaagaatatccagtttggggcaaaaaggaagacgacatagaaagaggctgtaaaactccctgcaacttgaaaagctgggttgtggtggttgtggttttgtttttaccgtgagagaccacaggattcttcttggcactgaagggcaataagataataccctgtgtgtgttctggtggccgtataaaccgagccgcatgtcctctttcgaagcagagaaagcatgaggtttgaggtagtggtttggtaactctttgaaagtctgtttgtaggactgcactgcagagattaggtcagtctgaattagaatcgaatgatctgttcaggccttgggagctttctacaccgggtgtacgcctgttctggatgtggtgtagaaggaacaggactgggagggtttcttgcttcccagtcatagaaatgcctgcaattatcactgtttgttgtGTTTCGGGAAGCTATTTCAGGAGGGAAGTGTCcgttccaaggctgctggttggcctttcatcaccctgggggtcttggtgtgggtcacTGGAGCCGTGACTGCTCATGAGTggagctctgtctctctcgctgccGCGCTGGTAGACAGCTAGTCACCAAcacagtgtgtgtcccagtggcctttgagaagaattctctacatcatttttatacaaggtcctttttcctttcaatgtcaacatcgtgtcttctagccaagcgatatgttcttgcagaaacaggaagtgtggcccaagtgagaaatgagggaattgatccataactgctatcagtttttatagagttgagccactgtaatttatacacaaacatgttaaatctgtagaagtgagtcatggtgccagaccctcacaaatgccgaatgtctacgtgggacctctcttctatcgggtccacatcacaagaagaaaagtcgctcaaatgcaggacggagtggacgtgaatctctgaaaactccatgaatcagagtgactgctttcccaattgctggtctccccatttgaggttgtgagattcccgttctgaagctccttcaatttcccagcatccatttcactccttcatggagataacagactcacactgataccttgttctcagattttctaattagaaaaagcacatatttcacaagaattgtccaactaactcactccttagcctggggtaagccacatacctcttttctctttaaaatactcacgtttcagaactcttggtaaattatttaagaataggaaggtaccatgactttggccacaagcagtattatgtataatgtgcaagtgagtgccttgagagccatggttgctaaaaacaaattttctcagaagagaaaaatgtaagcagttctttacatgatcgttaattttgttttgcctaaataacatcttgtcgttgtacagggatacaggacgTTGCTGAGTGTTGACGGGGGCGAGTGGGTCCCGCTGCCCCAttgtgtgatcctgaatatcgacaggggttagtgggtcctgctgccccactgtgtgtgacaagccctttgtttctggcccggAAATGTGCCGGCTCCGTCAGTGCATTGGGCTGGTGTTGGCTCCCTTTGTTAGTTGGCATGCGAGGCAAAATCTCACACCTTTCACTCTTAttgacatacagatgccaaagctttgaacaaattcttactaaatcaaacccagaaatatgtaaaagggataagaataccatgaacacttagagtttgttctcatgatctgtagttttgcattgcacatttggctcatcattcaaaaatcaatgtaattcaccacattaacaaaaaataaagcagaaaacccatttattttatcctctcggtagacactggaaaacatctgttgaaatttaatagtccttatacgaatttcctatcacatcaggaacagaagggaactttctccgtTTGATAAAGGCCACTCTTGAGAAACAAGAGCTGTAccccctcctcggtggtggcagccgggaagctctgcccacagtcaggggtgtcgggagcatggccattctccgTGCTTCAGGTTCGCATGGTGCGCACGGGGTCCCTCGTCTGTGAAGTGAGTCAGGAGAACTAAGaggcataaagacttggaagcagggagatgcttgatgtacagaagatacagggccttatttagaacattttaggaaatgtacaacCAACCAGAAATGAtgtgaattttgcaagcatgcaagatggactcttcgcaacagatgtatacagatgcccagtggcccatgagaggtgctcaccagggagtcattgggtaagtacaacttaaacccacgaggttccccttcacaagagtggagaagggaggacagtagcaggtgttggtgaagatatgacagactggatctcagacGGAAGGATACTTAAAACGGCACAGCCACTTCTGCaaactgtggcagtttctttaaaatgtgtacacttaccatatggcccagcaggtatgctgtagacgttcaccaaggagagcagaaaatgtgtgtccttgtaaaagaatgcacattatctccagagtaaattgtcatagccaagaacgggaaacaacataaatctctctcatctggagaaacatgagcaaattctgatatattcatacattgtcctagttcccatcaggaaaaacgtacaaaatgctgaaaccaaaacagacaacggggatgagttccaggagccttgaactgagcagagagtgaacaccacgccgtggagtccatgtgacaatggagaatctatgcgagtctcgggtgacggaagagcgccaagaacactcctcgagaatgaacagtggctgtctcttgagggctgggattgactgggaggggacttgtgggaactttgatgcaaaagatttgattagggtaatagatttccatttatcgaaatgcgccaagtgaactcaagatctgaacatttcactgtgtatactttgtactccctaccttccaaaaaaacaatgaaaaaataattacaaatgagcactgaactcgatagatttttcaccgtggtattagatagcaattctgaaagcatttctttatctccaggcttaagcaaataagcttaataaatcagtgaatatattgagtgctgcaggtgccaggtttctttcttggtaagaggtagaaataagaaaaggccaaagcctggaatggatcacGTGGGATTAGGTTGCAGCAGGGGGTGCAAGTATAAgctggtggctcccgacagatgtagacagggacagaagtgcctgtggatgggtgtgggtgcacatgcgtgtacatgcgtgtgtgtgttctacttgccggcaatgcccagcagcacccggtgcccactcttagcttcTAAACAccgttcttcactagaaggagccctggcctaagggctggggaatccggtgtcaaatctgggaccagttgagcaacagaacaaaccattgtaactatgaatcataacccacgaagccagactccatgagtacatatggacatatgtaaatgaatgctgaaagataaaataattatttttcagtgaatatggaagatctaatgatttagaaggaatgacaggaaatctGTGGCTGCTAAAACTAGTAGTGgagaattcatggaaaacagaatatgcacatagtgtcagggtgtctcctcccaaatcttaatttcaacgcgagaagtagcatctttgctttggaggcacttaggcaccaccttcactgagttgccgatgttaacattgtcacacAGGACAGACTTCGGCGGTGTCCCGGCTAAAATGCATACTCCTGAGTCTAGtccggaagataccaaaataaaggacaagctgtaaaataactgacctgtattctttcacatttccaatttcaagaaacacaaaacctgagaaacttggatgctggacgggtaaaaatcacatgacaaatcaattcatcatcctggattggatcgtaaaagaggaagacaaagtaagaaaattatggagacagttgacagcatttgaaagtgaactttgtatatgacagttaaatttccggatcttgaggaaagtgaatgtgagagcatatccttgtgtttaggaaatacattgaaacatttaggtatggagggacatagtatctgaaatttattttcatttgacttagaaaattcatgggggaggggggaaagcagtgatgtaagataggagcagttgggcctaagttgagcctggtaagttatgtgggaattcactacgctggtcttgcagattttctgtgtctttgaaattacatccaaaaagtttaaaacggagaatatgcaaaacaaaaagcgatttgtgcaagtgagtggactgtcacctcactgatcccttcagttttcggccatgagccaagtcagtcacatagtggtttttgacctgggaattagaaatagtggccagatgaccaggctctttatctagttagggagagaagtgtgcacaaaggctgacCAAGACCAAGCAGTGTGATGAGTTGCTCGTGGGCAtgatgctgagggtctgggtcctgtctTAGGTGGCAGCTTGGGGGGTTTAAGCCAGAAAGCCATGTCCGATTCCctttcagtgggatcattctcgcagcttcagagaaaactgccccaacccgtcttcactcacgctggccatttttggtggtggtggttttattctgctaacaccgttctcactgacagtttagggcctttgaacggatttttgcctgtgtctcgaagattctcgtcttgacagctggtatgtttcattcctgttgttctgattctgtgttaagagggttcttccctggcttcacagtttggagttgctgctgcatctgtctctgctttaattctctagtccatctatcacttgtctcatcccttaacaagtggcctgcgtgagatgccatgagactgtctgccttatcaccactGCGACCCCAGCCCATAGggacttacagagaaggcattcagtgaatgtgtggaattaatgtaatgggttaatagccacaaaaatgtcttaatggttgttttagtccatttccatgctgctgataaagacatacccgaaactgggaagaaaaagatttagttggcgttgcagttccgcatggctggggaggcctcagaatcatggtgggaggcgaaaggcacttcttacatgtcagcagcaagagaaaacgaggtagaagcaaaagcggaaaccccgataagccatcagatctcatgagacttattcactatcacgagaatagcacaggaaagacgggacccagtgattcagttacctctccctaagtccctcccacgacacatgtggggattctgggatgtagaattcaagttgagatttgggtggggacacagccaaaccatatccatagccaacacagtcctggcccatggccggtgttgagctgagctgcgaccgtggctgtgtgagttggggtgcgaggcgtgcacacgcctctcaacggtacagtgaaaggatttggaggctcaaacgtgtgacctacaaagaatctccaaagatcaaggtgcattcaccctaaaaagaaaaatctcagtgcagtttacacccagtgtttgcttgcggatatggattctacagtattaaaatgaaaaaagtctgtgaataaattttaatgtctttactggaactgtaaacactgattttctttcctcacccacccatctgttggtgagtttcagaaggtggatgaaccgtgctgcggggacagagaggagggtgcagcttggcctctgggacctcagctgagcACTGACTGAGCTCTCTGCGtttcagacgtccacacggaagctgtccaggcggctctggccagacacaaagagcagaagatggcggtgcctatgccttccaaacgcaggtccctggtcgtgcagacctccatggacgcctacacccctccaggtaagggacacgctccccGACGCTGCCTCCTGAACACGCTGGGTGCCTCAGAATTGACCACTAGCCCAGTAGTCGGGTTTCTGCCTTCAAAGtcatggtgcagaaatgcagattttgtgaaccagaagtccgaaaacagtgtatgaaaagtaacattatgtatctgtataaatacacatttttaagttttcatcaaGATTCATACATAcgatacataccagtaaaatctcacacagttttattcatttaattccttgtagggaaaagggaagagttcgTAACCCTCCgggtggaattggacttttcttctgattaggctggTGCATGCGTgttctcaaatcttcagataagtgtgctgtattgttggattgttttagaacaagcgaattggacagtttaggcagctacccgaatcaggtcataaactttgcctgcaaggtgccagctagtattttagttcctgcaggccataaggtctctcacaaccactcaactctgccctctGCCATGGGCGATAGCAAATGCGTATGGCTGTGTACccagaaaactttatttacaagaacaacggaccagatttggtgcagggacctgccaacccctgatctaaattactgaaggtaatagccaatttatatttctgctatataatactgcttttctttaatcttgaattttacatagCTACGCTAATTCTCCattttctctgcccaaataattataaactacattacatgatcttcacacccaagtaaagcagaaagtttagttatccagatacttgttagagacacggattgaacctatgctatttggtgtttagtttctgtgattttgattccaacattattcatgccGTTGTTGCAAGCTTGTCTTTCAAAGGACCTGAATCGCCTTACATTccacgttgaagctacatatACAACATTTGGgggagtatttttacttctgaagtttagcttagtcttggcaagcagtgagacagaagaaCGTGCCTCAGATCAGAGCTGAGGTCAAGTGTATGTCCACATGACTGCAAgcagctcctgagtttcacctttacatacctttacaaacgaaggtactggaatttaaaggacagaacttagagtgcatcactttgggttttcgttgctttttgttttgagacaaggtcttgctctgtcaccaaggttggaattcagcatcatgatggcagctcttggctcactgcagctgtgaccacctgggctcatgCGGTCCTTCCACTTCAACCTCAGgcagctgggaccccaggtgctcgccaccacacccaactaatttttaagtgtttgtagagacagggtgttcctatgttgtttttgtttttcattgacacATGACTTGTTCTTCATGTAAAGAACGCAGTGCcagccaggcaagggagtgaatgccgtgctagcaagttgttgacaagggagccctttctgccaacgtgctcccttgggctcctccctttccttattttaatattaagccacagcacataatgaagggctgggcacgatagctcatgcctataactccagtaatttgggaacccagggcaggtgtatggcttgagcccaagggttcaaggtcagcctggacaacatggcaaaatgtacagaaatgccttttgtacaccttgtcttcaccaaaagtacaaaaaattagctgagcctggtggtgtgcacctgtagtcccagctacttgggaggctgaggtgggagaatcacttgagcccaggaggcagaggttgctgtcagctgagatggcaccactgcactccagctggggcaacagaacaagacccccaTCTCGATAATAAATACAGACTCTTTAGaaatgattaggccaggcatggtggctcatgcctctaacctcagcagtttgggaagccaaggcaggcagattgcttgagttcccagcatttgagactagcctgggcaacattccaaagcccatccctacaaaacatacagaaatcagccgggaatggtggtgtgtgcctgtggtcccagctgcttgggaggctgggatgggagaatcacctgggctgggggaggttgaggctgcagggagccatgatcgtgccactgcactccagcctgggcaacagagctagaccctatctcaaaaaataaaatgcttaatcctgtttctttagtttataatttgcaaaaacttatggaaaaaaatgcatttgtatgtgttctttgtgtaactaacaacatggacgtaaaaggataacccacttgaaatattttaaaccaaatttttggcattaaccagtatgtaaggcaacaggcatttttcttgaccacttgttataagagaaatgactttgaaatgaaagaagcattgcggttatttgcttatttctcgtatTGAATCCAACCGCTGAGAAATGTTACTGGGTCATGCATGATGGATAACTTAattgtctgcaaaatataaaagaatatttgaaatgttatttttgtgaaatgtttggatttatttgactaacatttttatataaaccataaagcatcctttgtaaattttcatcaggagtccTCTTGGTATCAcatggggcagttttgtaaaatcataaatgtcaatatcataaaatttttttactcccagcctattttgtgcttagcgatagtttgcatgtttattaccgtaGTTACTAGgtccaaatcttagctgcattttcttacctagTTTTCTTGGTTGCTGGTAACAGTGgttagatcttactcagtttcattgcccttcagagaatgttcttgaagtttatcttctatgaaatgactggctgctgacctggctcgtagtttctggagaaactctcATTAGGATTGTGGCAACACTAATATTCTATGGgtgaaactttcctttagttttcacATGTAAAGATATaggaataatttgccaaaacttgttCTAGCCATGATGAGGGAACAGGGACTGAAGTCACACATCTGCCACAAACAACTGTAAAGCTGCACAAaacgaatgaggtggctgtttttagtctgtgaccacagctgtgccagccagaacctgagggcaagggcaggagaatgaatgagacgCACCCACAGTACACTTGTCCTCTGGAGTACACCTGCAGATCGTGGCaccgagagctcaggtgtgggcggagcatggccctcctaccaggtccaggagggggagattggagtgggtgcaggattggagctctccacagattcacaccaacagcgaatccaaccaagcctgcccatgtcacgatgACCCAGCAGTGCCTGTGCTAGCTGCTAAAACAGGAGCTGCAAAGCTTCAGAGGaaggttagggatcctgagtgtgctcaacaagttacccacaatgtgtaatattcagcaaatcatcactgcatacacagagaaacaggaggtagagtctgtggtcaagaaaaaggcagtaaaatagcgcacacacatgcagggtggtctctgtcactcaccacatgcggCAGCTGAGCACATGAAGTGCGCCCGGTCTGAAGTGGATTTGCTGTGTGAAAGACATGCTAGttactataaaaaatagaaaatactgtatttgtgtatatatgaatattttatatatatatatatatttttttgtttttgttttttttttttttttgagacggagtcttgctctgtcgcccaggctggagtgcagtggcgtgatcttggctcactgcaaactccgcctcccgcgttcatgttattctcctgcctcagcttcccaagtagctgggattacatgcacccgccacaacgcctggctaactttttgtatttttagtagagatggggtttcaccgtgttacccaggatggtctcgatctcctgatctcgtgatccacccgcctcggcctcccaaagtgctgggattacagacttgagccaccgcatctggcctatttgtatttcttattgaaagtatagtatgagcattttgagttaaaaatatactagtttatatatttatatgaggctacaaggaaggtttcaagttctataacaggactctcaattctgttggaaagtgccagtctagatgtctgatacagcagaaaactgagtttttaaatctataattataaatatttagggaatcaaagtacaacgtgtcagagaatgaaaacgttttaattcttgagccagaggaagggcaaacacttttcactataatggagttggggaatttcaggttccgtacatgataatcttgagaattgtcactccTTCCTCACAGGTAAAAATCTGAGCAACCTGAAAAATCAGCAGTTCTTAAACCTGCAAGAGAAGTGAGGTTACCGGCAAGCCACTGTCTGTagattggctggacaggtaaagcagatgaatcaccatacactggagcacaatgctccaaggaaccaAAGCTGGGATTGGAAAgcctgaactggaattgacaaattgctgcagtgagctgtggccacgtctgagagttaaaacctccaggaggcctgtgcctatgggtctcatgctttttgtgaattgtatcatcagaagctcaacCAGGTTCTCGAAGTgtaaatatgagagaaaaatcccctcataca from Macaca nemestrina isolate mMacNem1 unplaced genomic scaffold, mMacNem.hap1 Scaffold_65, whole genome shotgun sequence encodes:
- the LOC139361584 gene encoding uncharacterized protein isoform X3; this translates as MVLDCVLPDIAPRKADPEMAGIALTLGHSSVSPENEESARVLRPHGSCPGGSGQTQRAEDGGAYAFQTQVPGRADLHGRLHPSR
- the LOC139361584 gene encoding uncharacterized protein isoform X1, with product MVLDCVLPDIAPRKADPEMAGIALTLGHSSVSPENEESARVLRPHGSCPGGSGQTQRAEDGGAYAFQTQVPGRADLHGRLHPSREKGRVRNPPGGIGLFF
- the LOC139361584 gene encoding disco-interacting protein 2 homolog C-like isoform X4, which encodes MVGPVLDSSFQKYVHTEAVQAALARHKEQKMAVPMPSKRRSLVVQTSMDAYTPPGRYDDTHIGVGQFTGQAPDSSG